TGCTGATGAGTTTGGATTTAACGAGGTCCGGTACACGACCGAGGAGGGTGGAGACCTCTTCCTTCGTATCGAATCTCTTCAAGCAGCATCCGTGGACTTCGCTATCGACATTACTTTTAATCCATAAACGCAACTTTTTGCACAATTTGTCAAAGACATGACGCCAAACTTTGATGCTATCCACACAGAACAAAGTAAACCAGTCTCAAACAATGGGAATGCAACTTGCATACTAGAGACCGTGTTACATGTTTGAGGAGTCCCCTATGAAGAAACCACTTATTGCCGCCGCCCTGATGCTTTGCGCATCTAGCGCTGCCGCTCAACAGCTAGCTGCGCCAGAAACCATGTTGATGTTCGGCGGGGACGTCTTCTCGAACGGCCAATCCGGAAACCTCTCAAGCGCCCTTAACTTCCACATTGATAGCTATTGGGAGACTGGAGCTTGTACGGATGCAAACAACTACGCCACCTGCGATATCCTCAAGTTTGGACTATCGGGTTATCCGGCCGCAGATTGTAACGACTCGCTCACGGTCTACACCACACCATCAGAAGACGGTGGTGGTGATGTGAAGGATAGAATCTCGACGATTCAAAACGAAGCGGGCAATACATTCTGTGGCAATCCCGACAGAAGGCATACCGACTCGGGCCTCAGAATCCACCGCGAGAACACCTTCCCCGGTGGTATTTTTGCACCCGATCCTGTGCAAGAACTCTGGTGGCAGACTCCTCACCTCACGATGCTCGTCCTCGGAGACATTCCACAATTGGATGATGGTGTGCCTGACGGAAGGATCAAGAAGACCCTGACCCAGGCATGCCTCAATCGCGAAGGCGGCATCAGTGGTCAACTTCCTTCAATCCCGACATGGGTAATGATGTTCCGCAAGTCTGGTGAGTCACCCGTGCCATTCGCAAATCTGCTCGCGGCTGCCGGAGGCACCGGTGAGTGTTGCTATGGAAATGATTGCGATGAAGATGATGAAGACGATCGGAATATCATTGACGTATGCGAACAAATCCAAGGTCGCACCGACACACAAATCCGAAACGACTTGGCCGATGGCCGCTATGATTGCGGACCGGGCTCCAGCCCACACATGACCGGTGCACTGGCTTTCCCAGATCAGGGTCCTTTCGGTCAGCTAAAAGACATTCGCTGCCACCTTGTTGGCGAAGGAAACACGCCCACTGGTTGCGATGAATCTACCGACACCAACTTGCTCGGCATTTTCTCGTGCATCCGCCAGGTCGCACGTGGAACCACGTTTGACGACATGCCGATTTTCTACTGCCCGGAGGACTACGTGAGCTTCAGGGACGAATGCACTGAATTGACCAGAGATGATGTCTCGTTCATCGACGACCGCGAAACCATTTTCATCATGAATGACCTAGAGACGTGTGATGGCACGGGCAGCTTTGTCGACAACCCTTGTCCGCTAGAGGGAAGCTACTGCGTGGTGGATGGCGCTCAAGGGCGCTGCGCACTCGGTCAATACGAGTGTATCAACAACACGGACACCTGCACCTCGATGTACGAGCCGATGCCTGAAATCTGCAACGGCCTCGACGATGACTGCAACGGTGTCGTGGATAATATGAGCACAAGCTGGGACGAGTTCCCTCAATACACACTTCCGAACGCGTACGAAGGGCTTGATTGTCAGCAAAATAACGTATGTACCTGCCCTGAAGGACACACAGACTCCTACGGTGGAGCAGATTTCACGTCTTACCTCGACTCGTGGGAAGGTGTGTGTGCGTGTGGCGAAGGGCTCAGCGAGCCAGCCGCGCCTGCTGAACCTGCGTTCGCAAGCGAACCTCAAGCATCGTGCGCCAATGCTGCAACCACGCCAAGCGCGCTCGTCTTGATCCTGCTCAGCCTGCTTGGCTTGGGTGTTCGGCGACGAATGGCCCGCTAATCGTTGGCTTCTACTTGGGCGATCGCGTGGGCGAGCGCTCGAGGATAGAGAACTCGTTCAGCTTCCTGAATCCTAGCATGGAGGCTCAATTCATCATCATCGGGGTGCACTCTCACGGCGGCTTGAGCCACCAGAGGGCCCGCGTCGAGCTCCTCGACCACATGATGAACCGAACATCCGCTCAGCAAAGCTCCTGCAAGCAAGGCGTCCTTGACTGCCGTTGCGCCCTTAAAGCTCGGCAGAAGACTTGGGTGTAGATTCACGATCCGCTGCTCATACGCTCGTAACAACGGCTTAGAAGCAATGCGCATCCAACCCGCCATCGCTACCCATTCGGCACCATGGCTCTGAAGGGCTGAGACGATCGCTTCATCAAAAGTCTCGCGACTCCCAAAATCCCGGTGGGAGACTACACCATGTGGAATCCCCAAACGCCCGGCGCGCTCGATGGCACCAGCATTTTCCTTGTTCACGACCAGACAACAAACCTGAAAACCTAGACTTGGAGCCGCTTTTACAATCGACTCAAAATTCGAACCACTTCCGGAAGCCAAAACCCCGACATTTACGACTCGTGTAGGTCGAGCCAACGATTCCAAGGGTGGTGAAAAAAATACTTCCACGTTATTCTCGCGTCTAAGTCCTTTTGCCTTGAACAGCTCTGAATCTCTACTATCGTAGTGAGTCAAGAGAGTCTTCCAAAATTTCGAAGTCGTTACGGTGTTTTCAAATGAAACTGCACATTTTTGCTGCACTTATTGCCCTCACTCTCCTCAGCGCTTGCCAACCTTCATTCGAGGACTCGTATTGTAGCCGCGATGAAGACTGCTTCCCTGGCGAGCAATGCACGGCGTTCAATCGATGCGTGCCTGCATTTGAAGAGGATATGTCCGAAGATACCGACGTACCCGATGCCACCGAAGACATGACCGAAGTCGATATGCCGGTCGATATGCCCGAAGTCGATATGCCAGAGGATATGCCGAACCTCGATCCCGATGGAGACGGCATCGAAAACGAAGACGACAACTGCCCTGACGTAGCCAACCCCGAGCAAGAAGACCTCGATGGAGACGGCATCGGCGACGCATGTGACGACGATATCGATGGCGATGGTATCGACAACGACGACGATAACTGTCCGTTGATTGTAAACCCAAATCAGGGCGATCTAGACAGCGATGGGGTCGGGGATTTCTGTGATGACGATATCGACGGGGACGGCGTTCTTAACGACGAAGATAACTGCCCACTCATCGTAAACGCCTCCCAAGAAGACGCCGACGGTGACGGCGAAGGCGACGTATGTGATATCGATATCGATGGAGACACGATTGAGAACACCGAAGACAACTGCCCGTTTGATGTAAATCCAGGCCAGGAGGATCAAGACTCAGACGGCGAAGGTGACGCATGCGACGACGACATCGACGGGGATGGGTTTGATAACGATAACGACAACTGCCCACTCGTCTTCAATGACGAGCAGGAAGACCTCGATAACGACGGCGTCGGGGACGCCTGTGAAGATGATCTAGACGGAGACGGGGTCATCGACGCAGATGACAACTGCCCAGAAACGCCCAACCAAAACCAGACAGACTCAGACGGCGATGGGATCGGGGATGCGTGCGATAATTGCGACGGCACCGCGAACCCGAATCAAGAAGACATGGACGGAGACGGTGTAGGCGACGCATGTGATAACTGCCCGTCGATCTCGAACTCCTCGCAAGCCGATAACGATTCGGACGGGCTCGGCAACGTCTGTGATAACTGCCCAGACGACGACAATCCACTCCAAGAGAACCTCGACGGCGATAATTTTGGTGACGTGTGCGACCCGGACATTGACGGGGATGGAGTCATCAATACAGCCGACAATTGCTTGTTGATCCCGAATAACTCTCAGACCGATACGGACGGTGATGATGTTGGGGATGTTTGTGATAACTGCCCAAACACTGCCAATACCGATCAGGCCGACACCGATGGTGATGGCTTTGGAGATGTTTGTGATAACTGCTCGCTTATCTCCAATCCAAACCAGGCAGACGCTGATAGCGATATGGTCGGAGATGTCTGTGACAACTGCCCAAACACCGCCAACACAGACCAACTAGATTCAGACGGTGACAACGATGGAGACGTCTGCGATGCAGACCGTGACGGTGACGGCATTGACAACAACACCGACAATTGCCCGGACGTACCAAACCCCGGACAGGCCGATCTTGATGCAGACGATGTCGGGGACGCATGTGACCCAGACCGCGACGGAGACGGCGTAGACAATACCACTGACAACTGCCCGGACATCGCGAACGCCGGACAGGAAGACCTTGATGGAGACGATGTAGGGGACGCATGTGACCCAGACCGCGACGGAGACGGCGTAGACAATACCACTGACAACTGCCCGGACATCGCGAACGCCGGACAGGAAGACCTTGATGGAGACGATGTCGGGGACGCATGCGACCCAGACCGCGACGGAGATGGCGTAGACAATACCACTGACAACTGCCCGGACATCGCGAACGCCGGACAGGAAGACCTTGATGGAGACGATGTCGGGGACGCATGCGACCCAGACCGCGACGGAGATGGCGTAGACAATACCACTGACAACTGCCCGGACATCGCGAACGCCGGACAGGAAGACCTTGATGGAGACGATATCGGGGACGCATGCGACCCAGACCGCGACGGAGACGGCGTAGACAATACCACTGACAACTGCCCGGACATCGCGAACGCCGGACAGGAAGACCTGGATGGAGACGATATCGGTGATACTTGTGATGGAGACCGAGATGACGACACCATCGCGAACGACTTCGACAATTGCCCCGACGTTGCGAACCCACTGCAGGAAGACCAGGACATGGATGGTGTGGGAGATTCGTGTGACCCCGACATCGACGGTGACCTGATACCCAACGGAACTGACAACTGTCCAACCACGGCAAACAACGACCAAACAAATTCAGATACCGACGCATTGGGGGATGCATGCGATAACTGTCCAACCGTAGATAATCCGGGACAAGAAGATGGGGACAATAATGGAATTGGGGACGCCTGCGAGCCATAAAGTAGCTTTGTTGATAGCAGGGGTGTTCGTTTTTAGTTTCGGCTGCTCAGACGCCGATCCTGCGGAGCCTATTTGCGTCTTCAATGATGAGTGTGAAACCGGCGAGGTCTGCACAGACGGCGCCTGCATCATCGATATCTCTCAGGTCAATATTCGGTCGTTCGTAGCCGAGACCTCAAGCGTCGATCTAGGGGACTCCGTCCAACTTTCATGGGAGATCGCCTCTGTCAGCTCCGCTCGGATCTCAGGGTCCGATGGGTTTGAGTTTGAGATTGGGCCCGGCTCACTCGGAGCGGGCACCGTGGAAGTCACGCCTCTCGACGATACCACCTACACCTTGCGCGCAACCAAGGACGAGAACACCACTCAGGCGGAAGTCACGGTTTCAGTCGTCAGGCCGGCCGGTGCGATTCTCGACTTCCAAATCTCAGAGTCCAGCATTCAAGAGGGCGAAGAGGTGACTTTCTCATGGTCCACGTCAAACGCAATAAACGGTGAGATTCTGCGCGATGGAGAGCCATTTCTTGCGATAGAAGTTGACTATATCGACTCAGGCTCCATCCGAACCGACTCCGCGACGAGCGGAGCCTACACGCTGGTCATTAACGGCGAGGACGGGGGCATAGTCACGAGCGACCCCATCGAGCTCGAGGTCTTGCCAATCTCACCAGAAGTCGAGCGCTTCGTGGCGCTCTCCGAGTTCCTACTCGAGGGCCAGGCCACCACGCTGCAGTGGGAAGTTATTCACACCGACGAGATTGAGATCGCAGGACCGGCAGGCGTTCTCCATACCTCGGCAAACTCCCAGGGTGCGTTCAATGTCCAGCCCGCCGAGAGCACCACCTACAGACTAAGGGCCAAGAGAGACCAACTCGTGGTGGAAAGGGAGCTCGACATCACCGTATACGAACCCATCGAAATTCTCTCATTTTCGGGCACGCCGCCCGTCGCCCTAGGCGAGTCAACCGACCTCACATGGGAGATTTCCGGCGACGTTGAGGCCCTGGTTCTTTCCGATGGTTTTGCGACTTACGAAATGGCCACTGAAGATTTCGCTCAAGGCACATTCTCGCTTCAACCGAGCGTGACCACAACGTACTCGATCATCGCTTCCAACGAGGCCCATGCAAAGACCGCTGAGTTCGAGGTGGTGGTGCTACCAGCGCCTCCAACGATCACCCGTTTTGATGCCGCCCCGACCCTTGTGGCCACGGGAGCCACGACCACCCTCTCCTGGGAGATTGAAGGTGCCGACTCTTATACCTTAAGCGATGGCACCCAATCCTTAGACACAACTGGTGTTTCCTCCACCAACGGTCTGCTCACCACACCCGTCAGTGGTCCCACGACCTACACACTCAGCGCCTCAAACGCAGGAGGCACAACCGATGCGACGGTTTTCGTGGATACAGCTGGGGCAGTCTCGATTCAGAGCTTCTCAGTCGCTCCAAACGCGCTTGCACCGGGCGAAACCGCTACGGTGACTTGGACAACGGCAAACGCGACCAGCATCGAGCTGAGAGACTCTGACGGCACTATCATTGACGTCACAACACTCGATCCAGCCGGCGACTCACTAAACCTGATCGTAGACACGTCTAAAACACTCATTTTAACCGCCAACGGACTGGGTGGCCCTGCCTCAGCGAGCGCCCAGTTTGTGGTCAACGAGCCAGTAGAGATCTTGGATTTCCAAGCCTCAGCGGTAACCGTCTCTCAGGGCGATTCCCTGAGTCTTTCCTGGCAAACCGAGTTCGCACTTGGCGTGGAGATTGAGTGCACAGATATCGATGGCAACCCGTACTTTGTCACCACGGCAGGCACAAACAAGGACTCCGATTCGGTGACTTTCTCACCGTCCGTCTCTTCGACCTGCAGACTTTCTGCTTTTGGGTTCCGTGGACCGGACACCCTTGACGTGAGTTTCACGGTGCTTCCTCAGGCACCGACCGTCTTGAACTTCACCGTCTCCGAGTCCACGATTTTGGCGGGACAAGACGTTGTTCTCAACTGGGAGTCACAAGGGGCTACTTCATTCACTTTGACCGATGACCTCGGAAACAACTTCGACTTAACAGGTCTCGATCCGGCTCTGGATTCGATCACTCTTCAACCCACACAATCGGCGACCTATACGCTAACCGTCAGCAATGCAGCGGGTTCCGACGCATCCACAGCCAGCGTCGATGTGGTCGATGGAGACGCCTTGATGGTCAACGAAGTCTTCTTCGATCCAGTTGGCGCTGACGACAACCTGGAGTGGGTGGAGTTCATCAACACCAGTGACTCCCCTATCGACCTCGCCTCGTTTTGGGTGGGCAACGGTGGCGCAGACTATACCTACTCAAGACTCCAACTTCAGGGGACCATCGCACCTCAGGGTTGTTTTGTGGTCGGCGGTCCTACCTCGAGCGCATCAAATGGGCTCCCGGCTCTCGACCAAGCAAGTGCGTTTACACCAGCGCTGCAAAACGGCGGAGCCGAGGCAGACGGCATTGGAGTCTTTTTTGGAGAGCCAACCGCGGCGAGCGTACCTCTCGATGTGGTCCTCTACGGGGGCGCGAACAACAACAACCTCGTTGGAGAAGATGGCCTTCCAAAACTTGAGGTCAGTACACGGGGCGTTTCGGGAGAATCCCTTGTACGGGTCTCAAGCTCCGATCTCTTCGAAATCAGTGCTCCGACCCCGAATCGATGTTTCCAAGTCGCAAGTACCGATATCAACACGGCCTCCAACACTGCACCAGGCACAATTCAGGTCCTAGGCTGGGCACTTGATTCGCGCCTTTTCCAAGTGGAGATCGGAAGCGTTCTCCTAAACTGTACTGACATCCAGGGCGGTCTGGAGTGTTCGTGGGAGGCCCACACCGAGAGTGGCCTCGTGGACATCGTAGTCTCGCGCGTGCGCGACTTTACATTCGACGGCTCAAACTGGACCATCACCGACCGCGCCCCGCTGGATATACAGTCTGAAGTCCTAGGCGGTGGGTTTACCTGGCTCGATTGAACAACCTGCTCAAGATTCCGCGGCAACCTTGCGGCTCAGCAGCCTCGAGCTGACCTTGGTCTTTTGATTGCTGCTGGGCTTGACGCTCCACGCTGATCAGCGGTCCGGGACTCAAGGTCGACTTCATAGCACGTGAATCAGGCGACTCTGCGCCTGTCCACGGCGCTGGCAATGCCATCAACCCAAAGTCTTTAGATTGCGGCGTCGGAAGAGTCTGCGGCAAAGAGAGCTCCAAAAACTTCTCGATCCGAGCCTGCCTGTTTTTGGCCATCGGCTGCATGTTCTTAGCGATCAGAAGCGTGAGTCCTTGCGGATCTAGCGCTGCTAGCTTCTCATACGCTGCCCGCGTCAACGGATTCTCAACACTCTCCCGAGGCTCCTCGCCGGTTACCAAAAACGAAAAGAGTGCCGCCAAAGAGTAGAGATCCGCCTGCCGCTTGATGAATTGCCCAGAAAGCTCTTCACGGATTTCAGGCGCGATATACGCCCACTCGCCCTTGTTTTGCATGTGCAAGGGACGCTCACCGATCTTGGCCGCGTTCGACGCACCAACCATATGGATAATGTCGTCCACGCTGATGACGATATGCCTCGGATCGAGGTTCCGAAACACCCATCCCTCACCGTGAATCTCAGCCAAGAACCCGGCGACCTCGCGAATCAAACGAAGTGCCCTGAAGGGCGCCATACCCGTTGGGTGCTTTTCTTTCACGTGCTCAAAGAGCGTTTCGCCAGGCATGTACTCGTAAACAAGAACTGGCTCTCTGCTAAGAACAGTCTCGCTTTCTTCGAGCTGAATCCAGTCAAGAGGTTCGGGCAGAAGATGCGAACTGAGCGTCAGAAAGGTCATCTCCTGATGCAGCGCCTTTCGGCGCTGAACCACATAGGCCTTATCCTGAAGTCGCTTCGAGTCGTACGCGATAGTCTTGACGCACACCAACTTATCATCAAGCGCGGTGTCCTCGGCCAAAGCGATCTGGTAGCTCGCGCCCTCAAAGAGCAAAGACTTCACCCTAAAGCGTCTCTCCCCTCGTGAGGCATCGATCAAAAAGGAGCCTGGTTGCACGCTTAGTCTGTGGCTTTGGTGAACATGAGTTGATCTTGAGACTCGGCAACTTCGACGAGGATCGTGTCTCCTTCATCGAACTTTCCTTCGAGAATCTCGACCGCGAGCGGGTCCTGAATGAATTGGCTCATCGCTCGCTTGAGCGGGCGTGCGCCGTATTCAGGCTCGTAACCCTCGGTGGCAATGAACTCCTTGGCAGCATCCGTCAGCTTGATATCCATCTTCTGCTCGGCGAGCAGCTTGCGGAGCTTCCGAATCAGGATGTCTACGATCAGACCAATGGCGTCGCGATCCAGGGCGTTGAACACAATCGGAGCATCAAGACGGTTGAGGAACTCCGGCCGGAAATGATCTTTGAGGATATTCTTGACCTCCTCGGTCATCTCTTCGCCGTCAACCGTTCCCGCGAGGTCCAGAATCTTTCTGGAACCCACGTTGGACGTCAGGATCACGAGGGTGTTCGTAAAGTCTACGCGTCGCCCCTGTGAGTCTGTGAGACGGCCTTCGTCCATTAGCTGCAGCAGAATATTGAAGACGTCAGGGTGGGCTTTTTCGGCCTCATCAAAGAGGACGACCGAATACGGCTTCAACCGGACCGCCTCGGTGAGGATACCGCCTTGCTCGCTGCCCACATAACCACGGGCCGAGCCGATCAGGGTATTGACCTTAGACTGCTCCATGTACTCGGACATGTCGATGCGGACCATAGCATCTTCACTATCGAAGAGAAATTCCGAGAGTGCCTTCGCAAGTTCGGTCTTACCTACACCCGTTGGCCCAACGAACATGAAGTTACCGATAGGTCGATTACGGTCCTGAAGCCCAGCACGTGAGCGCCAGATCGCACTCGCGATAATGTCGATAGCGTGGTCTTGCCCGACCACACGCTGACGCACTCGGTCCGGCATATTGAGGAGTTTTTCTCGCTCGGACTCCATCATCTTGCTGGTCGGGATACCGGTCCAGCTCGCGATCACTTTGGCGATATCGGTATCGTCGCAGAAATCCTTGAGAAGTCTTTGGCCAGGGTTGACCTCCATCAAGCTCTCCTGGGCGGCAGCGATCTCCTTCTCGATCTTGGGAATCACGCCGTATTTAAGCTCGGCAGCACGCCCCAACTCGCCCTTGCGATTAGCCTCTTCGACTTCCTTCAAGGTCGCCTCAAGCGCTTCTTTCTGGGCGGTGACCTGATCAAGAGCTTGCTTCTCAAGCTCCCAACGCACACGCAAACCCGCGGCCTCCTCTTGAAGGCTCTCGATCTCGTTCTCCAGTCGCTTTCGAGCCGAGACGCTATCTTGATCGCTCTCAGCCATAAGCGCGCCGAGCTCGACGCCCAGGTTATGGATTCGGC
This Microvenator marinus DNA region includes the following protein-coding sequences:
- the purN gene encoding phosphoribosylglycinamide formyltransferase, coding for MEVFFSPPLESLARPTRVVNVGVLASGSGSNFESIVKAAPSLGFQVCCLVVNKENAGAIERAGRLGIPHGVVSHRDFGSRETFDEAIVSALQSHGAEWVAMAGWMRIASKPLLRAYEQRIVNLHPSLLPSFKGATAVKDALLAGALLSGCSVHHVVEELDAGPLVAQAAVRVHPDDDELSLHARIQEAERVLYPRALAHAIAQVEAND
- a CDS encoding thrombospondin type 3 repeat-containing protein, producing MKLHIFAALIALTLLSACQPSFEDSYCSRDEDCFPGEQCTAFNRCVPAFEEDMSEDTDVPDATEDMTEVDMPVDMPEVDMPEDMPNLDPDGDGIENEDDNCPDVANPEQEDLDGDGIGDACDDDIDGDGIDNDDDNCPLIVNPNQGDLDSDGVGDFCDDDIDGDGVLNDEDNCPLIVNASQEDADGDGEGDVCDIDIDGDTIENTEDNCPFDVNPGQEDQDSDGEGDACDDDIDGDGFDNDNDNCPLVFNDEQEDLDNDGVGDACEDDLDGDGVIDADDNCPETPNQNQTDSDGDGIGDACDNCDGTANPNQEDMDGDGVGDACDNCPSISNSSQADNDSDGLGNVCDNCPDDDNPLQENLDGDNFGDVCDPDIDGDGVINTADNCLLIPNNSQTDTDGDDVGDVCDNCPNTANTDQADTDGDGFGDVCDNCSLISNPNQADADSDMVGDVCDNCPNTANTDQLDSDGDNDGDVCDADRDGDGIDNNTDNCPDVPNPGQADLDADDVGDACDPDRDGDGVDNTTDNCPDIANAGQEDLDGDDVGDACDPDRDGDGVDNTTDNCPDIANAGQEDLDGDDVGDACDPDRDGDGVDNTTDNCPDIANAGQEDLDGDDVGDACDPDRDGDGVDNTTDNCPDIANAGQEDLDGDDIGDACDPDRDGDGVDNTTDNCPDIANAGQEDLDGDDIGDTCDGDRDDDTIANDFDNCPDVANPLQEDQDMDGVGDSCDPDIDGDLIPNGTDNCPTTANNDQTNSDTDALGDACDNCPTVDNPGQEDGDNNGIGDACEP
- a CDS encoding lamin tail domain-containing protein — its product is MGTIMELGTPASHKVALLIAGVFVFSFGCSDADPAEPICVFNDECETGEVCTDGACIIDISQVNIRSFVAETSSVDLGDSVQLSWEIASVSSARISGSDGFEFEIGPGSLGAGTVEVTPLDDTTYTLRATKDENTTQAEVTVSVVRPAGAILDFQISESSIQEGEEVTFSWSTSNAINGEILRDGEPFLAIEVDYIDSGSIRTDSATSGAYTLVINGEDGGIVTSDPIELEVLPISPEVERFVALSEFLLEGQATTLQWEVIHTDEIEIAGPAGVLHTSANSQGAFNVQPAESTTYRLRAKRDQLVVERELDITVYEPIEILSFSGTPPVALGESTDLTWEISGDVEALVLSDGFATYEMATEDFAQGTFSLQPSVTTTYSIIASNEAHAKTAEFEVVVLPAPPTITRFDAAPTLVATGATTTLSWEIEGADSYTLSDGTQSLDTTGVSSTNGLLTTPVSGPTTYTLSASNAGGTTDATVFVDTAGAVSIQSFSVAPNALAPGETATVTWTTANATSIELRDSDGTIIDVTTLDPAGDSLNLIVDTSKTLILTANGLGGPASASAQFVVNEPVEILDFQASAVTVSQGDSLSLSWQTEFALGVEIECTDIDGNPYFVTTAGTNKDSDSVTFSPSVSSTCRLSAFGFRGPDTLDVSFTVLPQAPTVLNFTVSESTILAGQDVVLNWESQGATSFTLTDDLGNNFDLTGLDPALDSITLQPTQSATYTLTVSNAAGSDASTASVDVVDGDALMVNEVFFDPVGADDNLEWVEFINTSDSPIDLASFWVGNGGADYTYSRLQLQGTIAPQGCFVVGGPTSSASNGLPALDQASAFTPALQNGGAEADGIGVFFGEPTAASVPLDVVLYGGANNNNLVGEDGLPKLEVSTRGVSGESLVRVSSSDLFEISAPTPNRCFQVASTDINTASNTAPGTIQVLGWALDSRLFQVEIGSVLLNCTDIQGGLECSWEAHTESGLVDIVVSRVRDFTFDGSNWTITDRAPLDIQSEVLGGGFTWLD
- a CDS encoding protein kinase domain-containing protein; amino-acid sequence: MKSLLFEGASYQIALAEDTALDDKLVCVKTIAYDSKRLQDKAYVVQRRKALHQEMTFLTLSSHLLPEPLDWIQLEESETVLSREPVLVYEYMPGETLFEHVKEKHPTGMAPFRALRLIREVAGFLAEIHGEGWVFRNLDPRHIVISVDDIIHMVGASNAAKIGERPLHMQNKGEWAYIAPEIREELSGQFIKRQADLYSLAALFSFLVTGEEPRESVENPLTRAAYEKLAALDPQGLTLLIAKNMQPMAKNRQARIEKFLELSLPQTLPTPQSKDFGLMALPAPWTGAESPDSRAMKSTLSPGPLISVERQAQQQSKDQGQLEAAEPQGCRGILSRLFNRAR
- a CDS encoding ATP-dependent Clp protease ATP-binding subunit, which produces MTNKFDLAKFTKQARKHLERAQTLASKLNHQHVETEHVLLAILEDEDGLGSSTLQKLGVDTKALGRGVIEELELVPKAYKSTSQVFVGKKLLDILTRAGEEAEKSGDQFANTDHVLIAMTEIPGTFAHSQFKKLEVDATKLRGELKQSRGGKPITSAEGPMSEILEKYATDLTKLAGQGKLDQFIGRDSEIRRIMQVLSRRSKNNPVLVGEPGVGKTAIVEALAQRMHADDVPLGLKNKRIFSLDLGSLVAGTSLRGQFEERIKAIVTEIVASEGKIILFIDEIHQLMGAGGGDGPMNASNLLKPALARGELSIIGTTTVEEFRQYIEPDAAFERRFQRIFVDEASVEECVQILRGIKQRFEIHHGVQIQDSALVAAAQMTDRYIMDRALPDKAIDAVDEAASRLRLEIDSKPTALDQVERRIHNLGVELGALMAESDQDSVSARKRLENEIESLQEEAAGLRVRWELEKQALDQVTAQKEALEATLKEVEEANRKGELGRAAELKYGVIPKIEKEIAAAQESLMEVNPGQRLLKDFCDDTDIAKVIASWTGIPTSKMMESEREKLLNMPDRVRQRVVGQDHAIDIIASAIWRSRAGLQDRNRPIGNFMFVGPTGVGKTELAKALSEFLFDSEDAMVRIDMSEYMEQSKVNTLIGSARGYVGSEQGGILTEAVRLKPYSVVLFDEAEKAHPDVFNILLQLMDEGRLTDSQGRRVDFTNTLVILTSNVGSRKILDLAGTVDGEEMTEEVKNILKDHFRPEFLNRLDAPIVFNALDRDAIGLIVDILIRKLRKLLAEQKMDIKLTDAAKEFIATEGYEPEYGARPLKRAMSQFIQDPLAVEILEGKFDEGDTILVEVAESQDQLMFTKATD